The region tgaacttCACTGCGCGAGCGTGGGAGGTAACCCAAtaacacacagaggcacactcCACCCAAACCCATTGGGACATTTCCTATTTTTTTACAAAGGCTACATGTGGTAGCAGAATTGCCCTGTCCAGTCAGATCAGATCAGATCACACTTTTATTTTGGTCATATATTGACCGGAGGCCCTGGTTCTCCCTAATCCATTCCTATAGTCACATGACCAGAATCACCAAATAACCATTGGCTGTAATCAACAGATATTACTGTGAACTCTGTGAAAGTGCCCAGTGGCTTATTAACACACAGACATTATTCTCCAGTAGCGTCTCCTGATGGCCTCTGTTCTTTTCTCTTGTGTTTCCTGTTTTTTATCGCTttggaaaaaaatatgaaacTCTTTATGCTAACATGTTTGTAAATTGACGAACAAGCTGCTTTATTCTAACTTTTTTGTAAAAATATTACTATTATACTACATACAGCATGGTAGTATAACCAGTAATACAGTGCTCAAGTACTTAATTCAGTGAGTATATTACACATTTATcagttttataacaaaaatcattactttaaaaatttGTTTATAAAAACCATATATCACACTGCAAACAACCCatagttttaagtaaaacattcacTTCAAATAGTAATAAATTTAGACCAAAATTATAATTTTGAACTGTGTTAAAAGGTTCATCGACTTGCagtctcattggctgctttttaattagtaacacctttacCATAATATAAAACACccaacatttgtgtttagtaatTCTTTGGGAGCTAAAAACTACAGTtgtaattaatagcaaaatgttAAGAAGAGAACTGAACGAGTCAGTCAAAAATATAAttacttaataaaaagaaaaggttTGTGCACAATGGAGTTTTGTTATTAAATGAATCAATTTACagcatttttacagaattaagcaaaCATCCCAAGGCTTTCTGTCAGCACTGCATATACGTTATAATCCATGTGCTGTATAACCTTTCCTGGTCCACCTGTCAATTTGTGGGACACACTTTTATTTATGGATATATTTCAATATGCTATACAAAACATTACAATAAGAAAATATTGATTGATCTTTTGGTTATGGGGACTTTCAGTAACATGTGGAGCAGTGGAGTCTAGCCAGGGAGGTATCTAACAGGACACTGTGTTCTCTGGACTCAGCAGAAGCAAATGTAGCATGATTATCAAAAACAAtagcatctggggggggggggggggggggggcgggggcatgtGTAGCGGCAGTCTAGACTCTCAGTGTCTGTGtaacagtccagcagagagatcTAGTGTGGTTTGTAAGGGAAGAGGATCATGGGAAACTGGTGATGTAACAACCCAAACAATGATAGCTGTAAATAGAGGAACGACCAACCAGATTCTTTTTCTTAACCTCACCTGTATTTTATGCAAATTGAAAGTGTGCCATTAAATTTGCTACATGGAACCTCTCATTCATGTGAAAATGGATGCAAAGTAACATCTGGTCTGCAGTGGGAATGTTCACAGGAAGGCCCAGACCACAATGTAGGCTTTGGGGTGAATTAGTAATATATGTGACTTGTTTAACTACTAATAACACATCTGCAGTGCTTCTAATGAACTAGCAGCTTACTGGAAAAACTTACTGGGAAGCATTTCAACTGTACCATTTCAGTATAGTCATTGTGAATTCTTAGTGTTCAAAATTCATTAGTGCCTATTCAACATTTATAAAGTGCAGTAATCTTGTAAATAATCATGCTTTATTGGCCCTACAGTCTAACCACTGATTTGTAGGCTAAGCAGTGAGTAATGATCAGGAATTGTCACCAGAGAGATCCCAGGGGTGCCCGTGTTGCTTAAGTCAATGAAAATAGCTGTATAAGTGGGTGAAATGAGAAACATGCAAATCCCCAATGACAAATATGTCTGGAAAGCAACTAGCTTTTTATGACTTTTGGGAATCTTTCATCCTGCAGAATCTTGAATTCAGGATTACAAATCCGCTTCTATGAAGAATACATTGTCTGCACCATATTTAAGACCCTCATAATATAGTCCATATAATACAGTAGATTTATAATTCAGATTTCTTCTAGCCTGTATTGTTGCGTGCCATAAGGTTCAGGGGAGGGGTTGCAGTATTTTCACAATAATCTTATTAGGATCTGCAATTTTTAATACTGAACTGCCTTGTTTAAGTGGACTGAACCTACGCATGTGGATAGTAGTTGCAGAGCGACAGAAAATCAAATGCTGGGCCCCAGTGTGATTGAGAATGTGTGATAAGACTTGGAGTTTGCTTCTAACCAGAGAACCCCAGTGAAAGCTAACTAGCCGTGAACAATCGTGCCAAGCATCAGCAAACAGAGCCCAATCCAAGCCTTCTGAGATACGAGCTCATGCCCTTCATGCAACGTAACTGACTCTTCCCTAATTATCCCAAAGAATGTAGCCTAATTAGAGAGTAGATCTGATCAGGAAAAGACTGGCCAAAACCACCAACTATGTGACAAAATTTACCTTATATACACATAGACATAAATTAGTAgtaagattcccccccccccccccatcagtccatgtttttataTAATTGTAAACTGCCAGtttccctgaatctgccagggtatccgtgCCCCTACTGGGCTCCCATGCACAGCACATCTTTTGAAAGCTGCTTTCCAAgcagcaatggactggcatcagtAGTGGGACGGAGGGGCATTCACCCCTGGGCCCACCGTGACAGGGGAGCTACTGCAAAATTACCAAAGGCTCCCCCGTCCCAGGTCAGCAAATTTTACAGAGTGTCCCTTTTCATGATACACAATCAGCCTCCCAATGCTGAGAgagcccaccccccctcctGATTAGCGTCTCACCTCCACAGTGTCCCTGTCTTTCCTGGGACCAGTGCCAGCCCTGCCTGATGCTACAGACCACAGAAGATggataaaaatgttttcttaatAGCAAATGGACCTTATATTAacatatattaaatattaatctgAAATATTTTAGCTTTATCTATACCATAGTTGCTTTCCAGATATAATTTTATCTATTCCATACTCTTTATTACTCTCAATTAAATTTCCACAGGCAGCTCTAGgatttgttgtattttgttttgcattaaCTTAAAATACTCTATTGACAAAAAGcagactttttagaaaacaataTGAATGGATTGTGACTGGTTAGTCAGTTATATTAAACTTTCTTTGCATCACATTTTGTGGATCACAAAACAGCTTAGACCACATTGAACTTTGATCTGGAAAAGAAGAACAAAAGGGGGGGAAACACAGTGAGTGCCAGCCATGAACGCAGGCAGACATCCAGGCTAAGGGGCTGGAGACCAAAGGGTAGGCACTGGTGCAACTGGCATACATTTGTGCAGCATTACTCCGCATCTTTTCACAACTGCTGTGGGGAAGAGGCAATGTTTTCCCTGGGTGTCCAAAAttcttaatttatttattaaatttattaaagCCTGCACTGAAACCACATATGACTGTCATGGTGTTTCTGTAACTATTATCAACACCAGATGGTTATAAATGGAGTCATGACATTGAAATAGgaaacatttcatatatatatatatatatatatcatatccatccatccataccacttatcctactgggtcgcggggggtctggagcctatcctggaagcaatgggcacgaggcaggaagaacccaggatgggggcccagcccactcacacaccattcactcacatatatatatggtggaatggtggtgcagtgtttagcactgttgcatcACACATCTGGtaccccgggttcgagtctccgcctgggtcacatgtgtgtggagtttgcatgttctcctcatgtcgtcgtcctccaggtactctggtttgcccccacagtccaaaaacatgctgaggctaattggacttgctaaattgcccataggagtgcatgtcgtcgtggggtttcctctggtttccccccacagagttggagttgctaaaatcattgctaaattgcctgtaggaatgtgagtgaatggtgtgtgagtgtgccctgcgatgggctggccccccatcctgggttgttccctgcctcgtgcccattgcttccgggataggctccggaccccccgcaacctagtaagataagcagtttggaaaatggatggatggatggatatattcagATATACCGTATACTGGAGGATAGTAGTGGCACAGATACACTTGCAGATTCacggggcccagcactttacagtcACAGTATGATAAAGATGCAGTTAAAAAAGCATAAGATGTATTAATATTGATTACATGTGCTTATTGATTACATTAGATCTGCTTCACATGCAACCATCAATTTATTTATTCCGCACTATTCAATTTTTATTCACCAGCTCATCAAATAAAGGTTAACCTTTTAATGATTTAAAGCGGACTTTCTTCCACATGTCATCACCACCTACCTAACCTACTGTTATTGATAAAGTCGGCAATTAATTTCACAATCACATTGAGGTTGATCGCTACATGTACgctcaatgaaaaataaaagCTGTATTTCACTATAAATGCATTTCACAGCTTTTCTGTTTTGAATCGTTGTTTTTGACTGTGATCACACATAATTCATTTATAACTTGAAAACTACAGTTAAACATGTTAGAAAAAACTGATCGCCCCACCTGGTATACAGATAATCTCGGTAGCCAATGTATATGCATCATTTTATCTGTCTGTGGCGGATACAGAAAACTAATAGAATTTAACTTCGTATTATGAGTCTTACTGCTGACTATTCGCCGGCAATCGAAAGCGGTCTCGCTTTCGTCTTAAGTAGCCTATAATAAGCAGCATTTCTACCATATGCTACAATATGTAATACACACAGAAACGCAGGATCCTTAAAGAATCTGGACACCTAAATTGAGACGCTGCTGGGATTGCATTTTTAAAGTAGTACGTTCATTTTTACGAcctaattttacattttaaagcaATTACATCTGAATGAGAAGTATGCAACGAAAATATGTGAATTAAAGCAAAAATTTAACAAATATtgcaaaattaaaaacaaaaatactgtACCTTTACTGATTTTCATTTATAACATATTATTAGAGAATGTAATGAAGATCCGGCCGTCCTTAACCAGATCCTGCCAACTTTAAATTGTTTGTTTAATTCCCTCCAACGAGCTcgtgggccgaatggcctcctctcgtttgtaactttcttatgttcttaaatttTATACGTTTGCCGTCAGACTTCAGTTCTGCATTGGATACCACACAAAAGTGTTGTGCATATGGTAATTTGTCTATATATTTACgtcttatttatttaatacCCGTACTGACCACTTAATGAAACACATTGATGGTTTGTTAAGCCCGCCGGAGAATTCAGTACAATAGAATTAGATTTTTCCTTATTTTCCCTTGGTTcatataatattacttaaagctCGTACGCGGCACTATGTAGTATTTGACAAGCTACTTTGTATCCAGTATTTCCTAGGTCATTTCCGTCTGTTTTGCGGGGACCTTGAATAAACCTTGCGTAACCTCACGCAGGCCACGTAGTGCGCAGGAATGGTGGTCTTTCACGCCAGGATATTCTTAAACtgttttgaatatttttttttattattaattcagTTCTAAGCGATAGAGTGTAACACTTGTTTGTCACTGCGGTGTCAAATTCAGAATCAGAAATGTGAGAAAAAAACTCAGCCATAAATGATTTATGTGGTTCAGTTCGTTGTAGGTAAAAAATTGTAATCATTGTTGAGTTGTGGttgaatttttactttcttgCGTTTTAAGTTTCAGAGCATGGGAGGGCAGGCCAGACAGCCATACTTTAAGGGCAACTTAGAGAAACCATGGAAGGACGTTCATGCCACACAGAGAAAAGCCATGAATTTCACACAGGATTCAAGCCTTCAGCTCTGGGAGTGCGGGACAACAGTGCTGCACAGTGAGCcagtgtgtgtataaatattttatagttGAGGTTGTTATACACAACCAGAAtttaaacacagacaatgtaattaattttttatATGTAATTTTACTTAATTGAAATAGCTCTGAGCTATAGGAACCAACTGCAGTCATCTTGAATGGGACAAGCTCCACTGGAATTAGTTAAACTCTATCAAAAGAGGGAACAACTTTTGCAGAAAATGACAGAGAGCAAACTTTCATGAAGTTTCCACCTCACTGGTTTCTGGAACAGTTTGGCTGTGACAGAAAATTGGGGGCGCAGGAAACGTGAGGACAATACAAGTGTGGCTTAGCTAAGCTAAGAGTTTAAACACTAGCTAGCTGCATTATGTCATTCTAAAATACATTGACGTTTGAGAGCACAATATGTTTGCTATCACGAAGATGTTATGTACTGCATTTACCAATGTACTATATTTGTTTGTATTACATTCATATTTGTATATATGTCTTCCAGAGGTCAAATGTCTGACGAAATCTTAAAGTTAATGAAAAACATATGATATGAGTTTCGTTTACAGGGTCAGAGAATAATATGGGTGAACTGGGGGCAAGCAGGCATCCAGTGTAGAGCTGCACAGTTTGAGCTGCGCAGTTTGAGCTGCGCAGTTTGAGCCCATTGTGCTGCCACAGCAATCTCTGGATTTAAAGCTGCCTTTGATGCAGTTTTGGTAGGAATTATTCTTCCTTTGATTTCCATTACAGCAAAAACGGATATGTGCATCATCATCTGGTTGTTATAACTGTGGAAACAGAATTGTATTAGAAGGTTGGGAGGGGGCATGTCTTCTTGTCTGATTCCTATCTGGGGTGTCTGCAGGGCTGTTGGGATGGGGAGGGCCATCAGTGCTGTCCTGTTCTGCTGCTCTACAGCATTTGCAGCCATAAGAGGTAAGCAGAAGTGTTCCCTGAAACAAACACTGGGAGGACCCCTGTACCGCTTTTCACCACTGGGTAGTTGGTATTGGGGAGGAGACTGATTGCAGAATGAGGTTTTAGGCCATTATAGACTAAAAGTACACAGGGAAAAGGTGAAATTAAAGAGAAATATTAAGGATTTCTTAAGGACTGATAATGTGCAAATGCATCATATGCTAGTGGGGGTGCAGTGAGCCTTTGAAATGCTTTTCCATAGCTTAGAAAAGTGTTTTGGCTAtaattattttgtgttttcaaTGTAAATAGTGGTGAAACGCTGTGATAATTCAAGTATCAGTACTTTCTAGAAGTTCTCCTTTATGTGTAAAATGGCAGTTAGAGTACCTTGgcggggaaaaaaacagtttttaaaCAGTAAGTGTCTTCTGGAATAAGTTCAGTTAAAGATGTTGCATTCAAAACATTTCCATTGATGACTTACTAACAGACCGCATGTAAAATAGTGACATAAGCCAGAACTTACATGGACAAAAAGACGGATGGGAGGGAGCGTTGGGGAGGAGAAAAGCAGAGCGATGGAATGGAGTAATTTATGAATTAGCCGAGAAACAAAATTATCTCCCCTCGGAAAATATGGACCACTgataatttgttttatttttaacagtGAAAGAGAAGTGAGAGAAACATTCAATCAGATTTAAAGAAGAATGTATTTCGAACGTATGGACTTGTTACAAAATCATGACGTTCATGTTACTCAGAATAACAGTATGTTCAAAGTGTTTAGAGGCACCAGCTTACGTGGGATTCCCCGATTCCAGGGCCAGCATACTCTGCTTCTAGTTTAGCGTATTTAACCCTGCGTGTCTGAAGGAAATACAAGACCAGACTTGAACAGCCTTTCTCTGTCCAACCTGCAACAAACCTTTATCATATCTAGCTTTCTTTTTCTTCAAAAATAACAAATACATCAGTTAGATACATTAAATATATGTTTAATTGTGTAATCCTCTGAAAACTCATCTCTTTAGGGTAGTTAGGTTATTCTGGTTTGGCTGATTGCCGCAGTTCTGCTCTCAGGAAGAAATGTGGTTTTTTTTAATAGAGCTCTGTCATCCACACAACTGCCTGACACTGAGGTCTGGGCACTTCCAGGAGTCGCAATGAAACAACTTCAAGCTTTCTTCTAGTACTTCCTCCCGCAAtaataaataaagcattaatgGCTGCGCGTCACAGGTGCAGGATATTACATGGCTGCGCCGGGCTCTGTGCTGCACAGGAAATGCCCCGTGTTCCCTTTTTCACGGGACTCTGCTAGAGGAAGAGTAACGCACTGGGACCCTGCGGGCACTGGCAAAAACCCAAGGAAAGACATGTGTGCGCATTTgcattatctcactgtctccacTCATTTTATCGATCACGTGACTTGCACAGTAACTTGCACAGGGAAATGTGACTCGAGTTCTGCTCCATGGACCTAATTACAATTGTCCAATTTGCACGCTATTTGGCACGTTCAGTCTAAAAAGAAACTTGCCATCTTACCTGATAGGGGGCAGTTTTGGCATGTCACAGCTGACATGGTGGCTTTCCTGTACATAAGCTTGCTAACCTCAGAAGGATACAGGGCTACAGCGTCCGGAACCTCGGCATGGAGGTGGAGCCACATACTACTCCAGATTTCCCCTGTGTATCATCTGGAGAGGCGGCCCACTTAAATCAGTAAGTCAACGTTAATTCAGTAAAACCAGTGTTCATTCAGGGCCTGCAATTGATCATGTAATTATTTCCAAGCTCACGGAAGAATTGAGTCATGAACTCCGTTAAACATTGGCCATTGCTTGTGGGATATTCAGGACAGAAATACCCTCTAGTGGAGCAAACCCATCATTGCAGCCACAACAACACTCACTAACACAATTGGAACCAGAGTGCAGAAGACTTCTGAGACACTTCTGCTTGAAAACAATGGGGGAGAACGATGACGAAATGAGACGCTACATTTGAATAATTGAGATGATCAGTACAGTACACTTGTAATGATGAGTCACTGCTGAAAAGTGTTTTCTCAGACTGAATCAACCACTCTCCCCACAGTCATTTGGCTAGTTTTGCTTTTCAGGCCATAACCCCAATGTAGCTGTTCTTTATTCATGCAAAAATGTCATCATTCATTACAAAAATATCTCAAGCAATATCACTCTGCAAATGAAATGGATAATCGTGTTTTTCAGCGACTCAACTGTGCTTGCCAGCcaatattttgtgtttttattttttgcactgACTGGATGAATTGTGTGCTGTGTGACTCTATAGACTGCAAGTGTAGATCGTTTTGAAATATTgacaattacattttaaaaaataatttattctcAATCGCAAACACAAATACAATCACAGACACTGGTTTGGGGCAGAACCTTTATAACAGCAGACCAAGCTACAAACTGAAGATACACACACTGGATTTTACAGCGTAGTTTGTAAGTTTTGGATTGGCCCATGGAACACGCGTACTGTCATACTAACATTAGTATGTACAAACTGAGAGGACGCACAGCCACCGAACAGTAAATTCCTGTGAAAACAGAGGAGTTTAATGTACAAACACATGCCCATCTTTGATTTCCTTATCCCCCTAGTGGCTGTAGGGTAAGTCCTTGGAAGACTCCATTGTTCACTTTTCTCAGGTGTACAAGTCTGGGGCCCAGGGTCCGTGGTGACGTCACAAGCCATCGTCCACTGACAGGCTGCCTGCTTCACTGGCTCCCAGGGAAACTGGAGTCTCAACCCAGAACCACTGATACTTGGGTGATGAGTCTGAAACAGTGAGTCCCCATAGCTGCGGAGGGGTCCAAGCATTTTCTGACTCACACATACCGCTGCCAGAATTACAtgtcacacacatgcatacacatacaCCTAAATGAGCAATCCAGCTTCAGAAAGGAAACCGCAGTGTTGGCAGAGCTTGCGCCATTTCCTGATGCCATCTGTCAGTGTTGGTACTATTGATACCTCACAATATCAGAGAAATGGATCATGTGCGACAATACACAGCCtaactttttttgttgttttttttttgggttataTACAAACCTATTTCCTCAGAGacttaaaacaaaaacacaactgACAGTACGTTCATTACtttcaaaacatcaaaataaaacTTACTTGGGTCCAGAGAAGATGTTCATTAGtatcttttatttttgtattcccCTCATATAGCAATGGCCACTGATGGTATATCACACACGGAGGGAGCTTGTTCTGGGAAGAATATTGTTGGTCTTGAAAAATTTTAAGCCCAGACAAAATTGGAGTTAACCACTGAGAACTGTATTTATGAAAGTACTTTAAATTCTTTGCAACAGTCATAAATTTTTTGCATAATAAAAATGATATTCACACTTTTCAGCTCCAGGAACTCTGCCAACGCAGTTAGTATTGAGTGCAGGAGCGGTTGAATACATAATTTTTTTCCAGCTAATGTATTATCTTGGTGGTGGGACAAGgggatttttattttaaaaccagcaCTCCGTATTTATCATCTTcgtataaaatgttaataaaagtCTAATGCTGTTAGACTCTCGTtcggtttattttttattattcagtTTTTGTTCAGGAGTGAAGaccgaccacacacacacacacacacacacacacacacacacacacacacagcagaaaaCGACAGGCATTGCACAGCTTGCCCTCATGCCCAAGTGTCGTGTTTATGACTAATAAACAGCACGCaagtaattttatttgaaaCGTCGGCGATGTTAATTACACCAGCAGAGCGTACTAAATTAGCTGTGTAGCGACCGGGCTCTTTCCAGTGTTTCAAAGCACTAAAGACGCAGCACATGAAAATCAATGGCGATTAGCTTTAAATAGGAGCATCAGAAGAAAGGAGGCGCGCTGCAGCTGATGCCGGGGGACCATATACGCCTTGTTAACCGAAGCAGCCCACCGAAGAGGACAGGGAATGGCGGACAGGCGCACATGCTGGGCGGGACGCAAGTCGATTCATAAAGGCGGCCATCTGGGGGGACACAGCCCAGGTACCCACCTCGGTCATCACATTATCACAAGGTAGCCTTAGATATTTCTTATCTGTTACCACTGTTTGCGGCTTTTTTGCTCAGTTCCGGAACCTGGATGCAACACGACTGTCCAACACGCTCGAATCGAGGCGAGGGAAGGCTCTCCATCCGAACCGTCCCTGAACACAAAAACGAAGATAAAAATCGGTGATTTACGTTTGATTTCCCGCGATCAAAAGTGCGAAAACTCCCCGATGTTCCGGTGTGAAACCTAAAACGAAACGGAGTAACGTAGTTTCATTCACACAGAGCATGCGGATAGAGCGATTACCACTACGAGCCAAAAACTTCAGTACGGTTAAAAAAATATTCCAggttatatgtaaatatatatatttatatattgcaATTCAATGTGTTTATACAGATGTATCACGTTTCAGTTATGTCTGAGAGAAGTGCAACTTTCTACGCGTGATTTGTGCGCGTGTGCATTTTTATCTTGTGGGAGTCCCCCTTGGTTCAATAAGCCCTTATAAAGTCTTACAGAAATGCATCTCCACCCACCCCCACACCTTAAATAGTGATGAGAACAGCAAACGGGTGAGCCCCCCGCTCCCTCTTGTAGTGGTAGTTCATCCCTTACCCTAGGAACTGCAAATGCAGTGGGAATCAAGGTCTATGTCATGTGACTCCCTCCAAGGTTGCAAACTGTCCGCTGTGGTCCTCCCCGACACGGGAAACCCTCAGTGGGTGGTCTTCCACATTGGGGTTTGACTTGTAGGTTACGGTGTAGAGTACAGGGATTATTTTTAGAGGAGCAGTGTGGCATGAGACTGAAAGCACAGGAAATATCTCAGCCAACGGCCTCTCCTTCCTCCCTTGCAGGCTCCCCTGGCCAGCAGGCCCCAAGCGAGCGATGGAAGGCCGGGACTGCCTATACAACTCCAGTCAGGGACACGAAATGACAGTGACCCTTTAAtacttaaagaaaaaaaaacaaaacacctcATGCCATCTTCACCACTGGCTTAACTGAGCCAGACTCCACATCCTTGGGACTGAGGGTGGAGAATCAGCCTGTTAGAGGGAGGCGGTTTtgaggggggagggaaggaAGGAGGGGCCCCCCTAGGTGCCTGCTTCCCTGTCACTCAGTTGGTCTCATAGGAGGATAGCAGAGCGGCGTCCACAGGCTCCATGCAGGACGGACAGGTGAAGGATCGCATGAGCCAGTCGTCTATGCAGTCCATGTGGTAGATGTGCATGCAGGGCAGGAACCGAATGGGGTCTCCATAGACAAAGTCCATCATGCAGATCACGCAcctgcacgggggggggggacagaaaaGTGTGTTATATCCTGGCGTGCAGTGTGGAGGGAGGTTTTTCACTGGCACTGCGTAGGTCCAGTTTATGGAAACGTCACCATTACAATCAAGCAGAACATGAGCGCTATCAACTCAGATACAAGCAAAGgcaggtgggtgatttacacgtTTACAGAACAGATACCAGCGGTACTCACTCTCTGATCTTCTTCTCCGAACCATCCCGGCCCCCGTCGTACACGCCGCGCGGCAGGTGCTGGATGAGGCCGATGCGCTGGGCAATGCGCACCTGCTCCTCCTCCGTGAGCTGCGTGGCCAGGCGGGTCTGGCTTGGCGTGGGGTGGTACACGGGCACCTGGACCTGCTCCTGAGCAAGAGATACGCACACATGAGAAGAGCATAGATCTGCCTGGAATTCTGTCGCTGCTATGCCCAGTCCACATGGTCCTCTGGGCTGGAGAAATCACCTTCATTAGTCAAATTTaaccataaataaaaaaaattgttcaTCCATTTCCACTGCTGGGATAACAAGGGTTACTTTAAgcttggagcttatcccaggaagcataggggacaaggcagggggacaccttggatgagatgccagtccaaaacaacatgtgcacacacaccatGGGCAATTTGGAGACAATCCACCTAAgcaggtttttggactgtgagaggaGACCTACAAACATGGGGAAACATGAAAATTGTGGATCAGAATCAAACCCAATGAGACAATTTCATCTTTCTTAACAGTGAATTAAAATTGATTTTAATAGTTCCAGTTTTTGT is a window of Brienomyrus brachyistius isolate T26 chromosome 15, BBRACH_0.4, whole genome shotgun sequence DNA encoding:
- the rnf11b gene encoding RING finger protein 11b is translated as MGNCLKSPTSDDISLLHESQSDRASFGDGTDPDQEPPPPYQEQVQVPVYHPTPSQTRLATQLTEEEQVRIAQRIGLIQHLPRGVYDGGRDGSEKKIRECVICMMDFVYGDPIRFLPCMHIYHMDCIDDWLMRSFTCPSCMEPVDAALLSSYETN